One window of the SAR324 cluster bacterium genome contains the following:
- a CDS encoding ATP-binding cassette domain-containing protein — protein sequence MEKIIETNNLNKKFGGVSALSDVNFKVEKNEIRCVIGPNGAGKSTLFKALFGLTKLDGGTVIVKGIEISKFEPSARVRLGLGMTFQTIRAYNNLSVRENIEIASGFSTGHHSDEKSKLLKELIELFDFSINSNFPAKNLAHHHLQWLEILMVIHTGADVLLLDEPTAGLAEKETGMTANAVKLCKKHGLTTIVVEHDLKFIKQIAEKITVMHQGSVFYEGNLQSTLNNAEVKNIYLGH from the coding sequence ATGGAAAAAATCATTGAAACGAATAATCTGAATAAGAAATTTGGTGGTGTGTCAGCACTATCAGATGTGAATTTTAAGGTTGAGAAAAATGAAATCAGATGTGTTATTGGTCCTAATGGAGCTGGAAAATCAACCCTTTTCAAAGCTCTTTTTGGCCTCACCAAACTAGATGGTGGTACTGTCATTGTTAAAGGAATAGAGATTTCAAAATTTGAACCTAGCGCTAGAGTTCGGCTCGGCCTAGGGATGACCTTTCAGACTATTCGAGCGTACAATAATCTTTCAGTGAGAGAAAATATTGAAATCGCTTCGGGATTTTCAACTGGACATCATTCTGATGAGAAGAGCAAATTATTGAAAGAGTTAATCGAATTATTTGATTTTTCAATCAACTCCAATTTTCCTGCCAAAAATCTTGCTCATCATCACTTGCAATGGTTAGAAATTCTGATGGTTATCCACACAGGTGCTGATGTTCTATTACTTGATGAACCTACAGCAGGACTAGCAGAGAAGGAAACAGGTATGACTGCTAACGCTGTCAAATTATGTAAAAAACATGGTCTAACAACAATTGTTGTTGAACATGATCTTAAATTCATCAAGCAAATTGCTGAAAAGATAACTGTTATGCACCAAGGCAGTGTTTTTTATGAGGGTAACTTACAGTCTACTCTCAACAATGCTGAGGTGAAAAATATATATCTTGGGCACTGA